The DNA region GGGAGCAAAagttcagtaaaacattttggaaaagttgcttttccacttttaaaatagataaaatagaaaatctttTACTACAAAATACAACCAATCAGTTGATATAATGGATGATTTCTTAGCAAATGTTGCTAagataattataattttctgcGGTTTTACGCCTTCGATTGTTCGGTTCcgtttgaagaacattttacctTCAGGCTCCTTTCAGTTCTTTCACAACAAACAATCAGAATATCAGAAAATCAAACTTTCAGATTTATGATCgtatttgagttaaaaatgtccctttatgttattatttatttaaacttgtaTTCTGGTCAGATTTTGTTGGAGAGGTTAAGGGTTTTGTGGTTGTGGGCATCCCGCAGAgtgagcaggaagaggaagtgttgccatggagacgggCGGGCCGTTAAAGTCGCCCAGATTGTTTCTGTCCAGCTGATGTGGATTAGCTCTGATTTGGTTTGAGGCTTTGCAGTAAAACGTTTCTGACAGCCGCCGCGGCAAATCCACAGGGAGACTCAACCCTGACACGACCTGTGACCCCcccaggggtcagaggtcagagaacCGCGAGACAGAAGAGATCTGCAAGGAAAGCTTTGGATGGAAACggttcagaaaaacaaatatttcaagaaCTTTGGCTTCTTTATTTAGgcttttaaaagatgttttaggcAAAAGTCTTATTTCAGGAAGGTGATGATATTAATGTTTCAgcacaaatgtaacattttgtccAAGTCGAGTTTATCTACatcacttttcagcaacaagacatttcaaagatCTTAAAACACATCAATCAACAACAACTGAAGCATCACATCAacatgttgattaatgttttatttataatgtttctAAATCATCTCTACCCAGCTGGGCTTTTAGTCtacatttaaaggaactcagtgtttcggctgttatgcagttttctggacgtttgttccagatttgtggtgcatagaagctgaaagctgcatGTTTGGTGTTTAACGCAACGATAAGATGGAAAAACAGCAACGATGATTTCAGATGAACTTCCTGTTGCTTCTGCCCAACAACAGGAAGTTCATCTGATTAAAAACCAGCAGTTAATGATATTAACTTTGGATCATCAGGAATGTTCTGGATTTAAATGAGGAAACTTGAAACAAACCTCCTGAATCATAGAAAGGTTTTGTTGCTGCAGTGAATGTTTGTGTCGTCAGAGTAACGTGATGTGATGCTTTCTGTCCGTCTGGAGAACCAGAGGCAGATCCTGGCTGTCGGTGCGAAGCTTTAAAACACGCTGAGCGTTTCTCTCTCTGATGATCCGCCAGACGCCGCCAAACGAGTTTCTCCGTTTGTTTCACCTCCTGCAGGATGGAGCAGATTCTCACTGCAGAAGTAAGTTTCCTTTATTATCAAATGAAGAACTTAGACTGAAaccttttactgtttttaaagaaagacgTTGTTTACAAAGAATATCTTATTGctaatttaatctcattttaaCAAAGGTAAagatgttttcatgttattgttttaaatattttagttttaatatttttaatcttgtttaattttctgtattATAACTGATGATTTAATTCATCACTGGAAGAAAATCCTCATCATCAAAAGAGACGTCGGCGTTTTATTCAGGCGTTATAATAATTatacaaataattataaaatcatCAGTTAGCAGGATTTTATCTTTgttcagaaaatattaattagtTTGAGGATCTAAAATGTGAAgatgtgacaaaaaataacaaacaattttaataatgaatagaTGAGAAAAGAATATGGTTCCAAAAGTTAATTAATGTTAAAAcataacaaattaaacattgattATTACATCAGTATTActgattttttaattattgatctTATTTTAGGAGATGCTGTTTATGAATGGACTGAGTGGAAATGTTGCAGAACCGAACTGtggtgagtaaaaataaatgatagatagatagatagatagatagattgatagatagatagaataTTCATgttattcagatattttcagatgttttcatgttaatattcagatattttcagatgttttcatgttaatattcagatattttcagatattttcagatgttttcatgttaatattcagatattttcagatgttttcatgttcATGTTCAGATCATCAGCCCTCATTCGATTGGCCCACTCAGGAATCCGAGCTGCAGTACTGCAgtctgaccagcagggggcagatCAACTCACAGGCTGCCGTTGCTGTGAGTTTTCCCGCCTTTCTTAAGTCATGCGGACGGAGACGAGGAGGGGACCCGATACATGTCCCTGAAATGTTtaagttaaagtattttaacataaataatgtttcatCCTGTGATATaaagactgatttatttatttccaggtCACAAAGAATCAGTCTGTATAAGGGAATAGCTTTATTTTGCTTCCCTTGAAGCCAATATGTTCTCTTTCTGACACAATTAGTGTTAAATCTGGTCCAGGGGGCGCTGCAGGCCCTGAGGCAAGATGTCAGACAGGATGACCGCACTGCTGAGTCCAATGGCCTCTGAACGACTGGAACATGAAACCGCTGCAAACCgttttctcttcctgtttgtcagACACTCACAAACTGAGGGGCAAAGGTCAGAACTGGTCCAGTTAGCGATGGGAGGAACTGGAGTTATGGGTTTTATTGCGTTTATACCGCCGTCTAGTGGCCGCCGTGTTAACTGCAGCTCAAGATTCAACAAAGTTAAACAcgatcattttaaaacaaacacggACATGTTTACCTGAAAAAGCAGAGTATTAAGACcatactaataaaaaataaaaatatgggaataaagtcttaatattatgacaataaaactgtattatttcaagaataaagtcaatgtTTAATgtataaagttgtaatattatgacttcattctcattTAATTCTACtgatattgtgactttattcttgtgagatacagtaaaattttaaaagtccTTCATCAGGacaagacaattaaaaaaaaggacacaaaatatattttttaaattcttgttaTTTAATGACATCATTCAGAAAATGTTatagttttattgttattatcacTGTGACAGAAtattgctgctgtttgtctgGGCAGAGCTCCGTCCATCCTCTggtccccctcctcctcctcagcgaCAGGCACCTCCCCCTCCGCTCCCCCTACAGCCAGCCAATCAGCAGGCCCGTTGCCCGGCAGGCCGACCCTCCCTCCTGGACACGCCCCTGTTACCACGGCAACAGCGTTTCCAGGTGAGTTCCGCGTCGTTGAGGCAGGAAACGGGAATCAGaaccttcagttgttttgttcttCTGCTCAGTAATGAAAATGCctcctgattttatttctatatatcAGCTGGTTGTAGTTTTTGTCCAAACTACTTGGGGGTGAAAAGTTTAATCAGTTATGGATTTAATCACATCTGATCAATTTTTCCtaagattttattgatttgaagAACATTTAGTACCTTAATATAGCGGACAGCAGTGGTGAGCTAATGTGATTATAGCAGAGCTAGTTTCTTTAGTCTGGCGCTTTAGCtagctttgaaaacatttttgcgCACTTAGCGCTAATTTCCATTAGCGCCAGAATTGGGTAGTAACTACATGTACTCAGTTACattctttgactttttaaaggaaaaagtaacttttatgaGTACTGTTACTGCGCTTTCCATTTTACTTTCATTGGAGTAACTTTATTAcgaagtatttttactcttacatgagtaaaatttctggattttctccccactgaatgaaaaacaaacatgttttaaccaaaaattcaccagattcagacacacagctgcagtttttacTAACGTCtcaagttttatattgaaagaatatgatttggaaaaatatgtcttttgtcttattttgatttttcttgGTAAATTTTTACTTGAGTGCGATTTTTGGTACTCTGCCAACTCTAATTAGTGCTAATGGAAAATGCTGAAATTAACAAACTGAACTTTATTCAGAAGAATAAAGTTTGAcctctgtgttgaagttttggccATCACCTGCTAAGTTTCCTTCAAGCTCATTAGCGTTAGCGTTGGCTGAGAGCCATGCTGCTGGAGGccatgtttctgctgtgtttgtcGGCAGGCAGTCGGTGAAGAAGCCGCTGAACGCCTTCATGCTCTACATGAAGGAGACGCGACACCAGGTGCTGCAGGAAGGACGGGAGAAGGAGAGCGCCGCCATAAACCGCATCCTGGGACGCCGGGTGAGACGCCTGATGATGTCACAGTACCTGCGTTTCCATTCACTGTAAAATTGCGCAAACtgaaattacgaaaataaatcaatagaaacacaacaattaaaaaaaacactcaagtTTTTTGATGGAATATTTCagtggtttttcagccgtatAGAAATCTCATGAGTCATGTGATCGGATATTACTACTGACAGAAACgccgaagaagacgacaggaagtggtagaatGATGATAGTTTGTTTTGCTCTCACAGCGTCATAGATCAGAAAAGGTTGTGTGTCGAtccaacgtgttgaatccatcgctcttctgtaaaatggccgactacaGTTTCCCCAATATGCAGCCGCTCCCAAGTAGGAAGAAAACGTCGAtattacataatgctgcccctttcaCAGAAATACTACaattgcaaaaatatgttattcgtatttttttattacaccaGTAGGAAATAGAGAAATATTTGCCCACATTTACAGTGGAAACGCAGTTTCTGGTGAAACCAGACCGACACCTCGGTCTGGTTTCTGGTGTCGGTCTGGTTTCTGGTGTCACGCCGTTTCCCGGCCGGCCTGATGTTTGTCTCTTTGGGCCAGTGGCGCGCTCTGCCTCGATCGGAGCAGTCCCGGTTCTACGATCTGGCCCAGAAGGAGCGGCTGCTGCACATGCAGCTCTACCCCGGCTGGTCTGCCAGGGACAACTACGTACGTACCAAACATCCTGAACACTCACAGCACACACCTTCAGGAAAAAACTCAGGTTTTCCTTCGTTTCCagggaaagaggaagaggaagcagatGGCGGGAAACTCttccaggtcagaggtcatctgCAGCCAGGTTCAATGATCCAGCCAAGTCAGACAGCAGCTGCTTGTAAAGATTTTATAGACGATAATCTGAAACTCTGCACTGATGTACAGTAAAAATGAGACGTGGGAAATGTTTGGGAATATTGCAACGTTCTTTAATGTTCAAATAATATTAGGCAGTCCCGATCAGATATTGATGTTGAATATCGGTCCGATATCGGCCAAAGAAATGAGCATCGGATTTAAATGGAATGGATCAATAATCTCAGACAGAAGGAGGTCGCTGCAGCATTTAGTCTGCTCCAACGTTTAGTCCGCTCCAGCATTTAGTCCGCTCCAGCATTTAGTCCGCTCCAGCATTTAGTCCGCTCCAGCATTTAGTCCGCTCCAGCATTTAGTCCGCTCCAACGTTTAGTCCGCTCCAACGTTTAGTCCGCTCCAGATTTTCTGTCCCGGTTCATAATAAATGGGTCAGTTGTTTTCATACCTAATGTTTTGACTATCATGTTcggtttgaataattttaattgaTGAAGCATCATCTCACTTTTcacaatacaaaataaataataaatataagttTCATCCTGATATCGTATCAGATAAATATGATCACAG from Xiphophorus maculatus strain JP 163 A chromosome 14, X_maculatus-5.0-male, whole genome shotgun sequence includes:
- the LOC111610761 gene encoding transcription factor 7-like, which codes for MEQILTAEEMLFMNGLSGNVAEPNCDHQPSFDWPTQESELQYCSLTSRGQINSQAAVASSVHPLVPLLLLSDRHLPLRSPYSQPISRPVARQADPPSWTRPCYHGNSVSRQSVKKPLNAFMLYMKETRHQVLQEGREKESAAINRILGRRWRALPRSEQSRFYDLAQKERLLHMQLYPGWSARDNYGKRKRKQMAGNSSRSEVICSQVQ